In Betaproteobacteria bacterium, the genomic window AATACGCGGTGCTCAAGGCTGATTCCGACTTCGCCGAGATCGAGGAGGAATTGGGCCTGCCTCTCTTCGTCAAGCCCGCCCGGGAGGGGTCTTCCATCGGCATTACCAAGGTCAGGGCCCGGGGGGATCTGGCCGCGGCCTATGCCGAGGCGGCCAGACACGACTCCCTGGTGATCGCCGAAAAGGGCGTCCTGGGCGGCGAATACACCGTCGGCATCGTCGGCGACGAGGCCCTGCCCATCATCAAGATCGAGCCGGCCACCGACTGGTACGACTACGAAGCCAAGTACATCCGCAACGACACCAAGTACCTCTGCCCCTGCGGCCTGCCGGCCGAGCAGGAGGCCCGTATCCGCAAGGGGGCCCTGGAAGCCTTTCGCATCCTTGGGGGGCGGGGCTGGGGCCGGGTGGATTTCCTCATGGACGAGGAGGGGCAGCACTACTTCCTTGAGGCCAACACGGCGCCGGGCATGACCGACCATTCCCTGGTGCCCATGGCGGCCCGGGTGGCCGGCATGGACTACCCTACCCTGGTGCGCCGGGTGCTCGAACTGGCTTCCCACGACTGACATGATCTCGCCGGCCACCGCCCCTTCTCTCACCCCCCGGGGCCTGCCCCAGGGGGAGGTATGAGCCATGTGGAACAAGCCCGACGCCCTCAACGCCCTGGCCGATCTCCTGCTTCTGGCAGGGGTCGCGGCGCTGCTGGCGGTGGGGGTCGTCTGGCTGGTGCGGGTGCCCTCCCTGCCCATAAAGCAGGTGGTGTTCACCCAGGAACTGCATCAGGTGCGGCGCCTGGAAGTGGAGCAGGCGCTGCCTACGGCGCTCAAGGGCAATTTCTTCAGCGTCAATCTGGATGCCGTGCGCGCCGCTCTGGAAAAGTTGCCCTGGATTCGCCGGGTGCAGGTGCGGCGGGTGTGGCCGGCCCGGCTGGAAGTGAGCGTCGAGGAGCATCGGGCGGCCGCGCGTTGGGAAAGCGGGGCGGCGGCGAGCAACGAACTGGTGAACACCTATGGCGAGGTCTTCGCGGCGCCGCTGGCCAGGACCGAGGCTGCGCTGCTGCCCGCCCTGCACGGCCCGGCGGGCACGGCGCCGGACCTGCTGCGCCGCCACGGCGACTGGACGGAGTCCTTCCGGGCCTTGGGGCAGAGACCGATCCAGGTGCTGCTGTCGCCGCGGCTGTCGTGGCACATGCGCCTGGACAGCGGCATGGCCATCGAGTTGGGGCGGGACCAGCCCAAGTCGCCGGTGGGCGCCCGGCTGGAGCGATTTGTGAAGGTGTACGGGGAAACCGTGGGGCAGCGGGAAACGCTGCCGGCGGTGGTGGATTTACGGTATCCCAACGGCTTTGCCCTGCGGGGAGCGGCTGTGGCGGGAAAGGGAAAGTAGGGACATGAGCAGGGACAACAAGGATCTGGTGGTCGGGCTCGATATCGGCACGTCGAAAATCGTCGCCCTGGTGGCCGAAATCACGCCGGAAGGGCGCCTCAGCGTCATCGGCATGGGGTCGCAGGATTCCCGCGGCCTGAAGAAGGGCGTGGTGGTCAATATCGAGGAGACGGTGCACACCATCAGCCGCGTCATCCAGGAAGTCGAGCTGATGGCGGACTGCAAGGTGCGGGACGTCTACACCGGCATCGCCGGCAGCCACATCAAGAGCTTCAACTCCAACGGCATGGTGGCGATCAAGGACAAGGAAGTGACCCCGACCGATGTCGAGCGCGTCATCGAAACTGCCCGTGCCATGCCCATCCCGGCCGATCAGGAAATCCTGCACATCCTCACCCAGGAGTTCGTCATCGACGGCCAGGATGGCATCCGAGAGCCCATCGGCATGAGCGGCATGCGCCTCGAAGTGCGGGTGCACATCGTCACCGGCGCCGTGTCGGCGGCCCAGAACATCGTCAAGTGCGTGCGCCGCTGTGGCCTGGAAGTGAACGACCTGGTGCTGCAACCCCTGGCCTCCAGCTACGCCACGCTCTCGGAGGACGAGAAGGATCTCGGCATCTGCCTCATCGACATCGGCGGCGGCACCACCGACATTGCCGTGTGGACCCAGGGTGCCATTCGCCACACTTCGGTGATTCCCATCGCCGGCGACCAGGTTACCAACGATATTGCGATGGCTCTGCGCACGCCCACCCGGGAAGCCGAAGACATCAAGCGCAAGTTCGGCTGCGCTCTCGCTGCCCTGGCCGACCCGGCCGAAACCCTGGAGGTGGCCGGCGTGGACGACCGCCCCAGCCGCAAGCTGTCCCGCCGTGCCCTGGCCGACGTCATCCAGCCCCGGGTGGAGGAGCTGTATGAGTTGATCCAGTCCGAATTGCGCCGGGCGGGGTTCGAGGAAGTGCTGTCCTCGGGCATCGTGCTTACGGGCGGAGCCAGCGTCATGCCCGGCATGATCGAGCTGGGCGAGGAGATTTTCCACATGCCGGTGCGCCTGGGGACCCCCAAATACGGCGGCAGCCTGGCCGACGTGGTGCAGAGCCCCCGCTTCTCGACCGCCTTTGGCTTGCTGCTGGAGGCCCAGGCCCAGCACAAGCGGGGACAGAAGATCAAGGAAAAGCAGGGCGTCAGGGACGTCCTGTCCAGCATGAGATCGTGGTTCGCAAAGAACTTTTGAGTGTGGTTTGACCGTTTTTTCAGAGGAGACGTCTATGTTTGAAATTATCGACAAGGAAGAGACCGGGACCGTCATCAAGGTGATCGGCGTGGGCGGCGCTGGCGGCAACGCCATCGAGCACATGATCCAGGAGGGCGTGCAGGGGGTGGAGTTCATCGCCGCCAACACCGACGCCCAGGCCCTGGCCCGCAACACCGCCCACGTGAAGGTTCCCCTGGGCAAGACCGGGCTGGGTGCCGGCGCCAAGCCCGAGGCCGGGCAGGCCGCCGCCGAAGCCCACCGGGAGGAAGTTCGCAGTTGCCTCACCGGTGCCCACATGGCCTTCATCACGGCTGGCATGGGCGGTGGCACCGGCACCGGCGCCGCTCCCGTCGTGGCCCAGGTGGCGCGCGAAATGGGCATCCTTACCGTCGGCGTGGTCACCAAACCCTTCTCCTTCGAGGGCGGCAAGCGCATGAAGTCCGCCGAAGCGGGCATCGCGGAATTCTCCAAGCACGTCGATTCCCTCATCGTCATCCTCAACGACAAGCTGATGGACGTCATGGGCGACGACGCCGGGGTGGACGAATGCTTCCGCGCTGCCGACGACGTGCTGAAGAACGCGGTCGGCGGCATCGCCGAGATCATCACCTACCCGGGTCTGGTGAACGTGGACTTCGAAGACGTGCGCACCGTCATGGGTGAAATGGGCCGCGCCATGATGGGCTCCGCCGTTGCCGCAGGCGTCGACCGGGCACGCATCGCCGCCGAGCAGGCCGTCGCCTCGCCGCTGCTGGAAGGCATCAACCTCTCCGGCGCCCGCGGCGTGCTGGTCAATATCACGGCTTCCCGCGGCAACCTCAAGATGAAGGAAGTGAACGAGGTGATGAACACGGTAAAGGCCTTTGCCGCGGAAGACGCCCACATCATCTTCGGTGCCGTGTACGACGAACTGATGGGCGATGCCCTGCGCGTCACCGTCGTCGCCACCGGCCTGGGCCAGGCGGCCGCCAAGCGCCAGACTTTCGAGGTCATCAACACGCCGGTATTGCAGGCCACGGGAACCCACGACATGGTCGCCCCCACCGCGGTGGACTACAACGTCATGGCCGAAGTGCCGGCCGTGGTGCGTAAACGCAACGGCACCGTCGAGGCCCTGGCCAACAGCGGTGTGGAGAAGTACGACATTCCCGCTTTCCTGCGCAAACAGGCCGATTGACGGTCCGTTTTCCGGGAAAGACCCTTCTCTGAAAAGGGGGCGGCGCCTTGTGCTACAATGCGCCGTTTCCCACATTATTCAAGGACTTGGCATGCTGAAGCAGCGCACGCTCAAATCCCTCATCCGCGCCTGCGGCGTCGGTCTGCATGGCGGCGTCAAGGTCACCATGACCCTGCGTCCGGCGGCCCCGGATACCGGCATCGTCTTTCGCCGCGTGGATCTGGCCGAGCCCGTTGATTTGCCGGCCAATGCCCTTCTGGTGGGCGAC contains:
- the ftsZ gene encoding cell division protein FtsZ — protein: MFEIIDKEETGTVIKVIGVGGAGGNAIEHMIQEGVQGVEFIAANTDAQALARNTAHVKVPLGKTGLGAGAKPEAGQAAAEAHREEVRSCLTGAHMAFITAGMGGGTGTGAAPVVAQVAREMGILTVGVVTKPFSFEGGKRMKSAEAGIAEFSKHVDSLIVILNDKLMDVMGDDAGVDECFRAADDVLKNAVGGIAEIITYPGLVNVDFEDVRTVMGEMGRAMMGSAVAAGVDRARIAAEQAVASPLLEGINLSGARGVLVNITASRGNLKMKEVNEVMNTVKAFAAEDAHIIFGAVYDELMGDALRVTVVATGLGQAAAKRQTFEVINTPVLQATGTHDMVAPTAVDYNVMAEVPAVVRKRNGTVEALANSGVEKYDIPAFLRKQAD
- a CDS encoding D-alanine--D-alanine ligase, giving the protein MSNFGKVAVLFGGTSAEREVSLNSGSRVLAALQGQGIDAHAFDPANQPLDALKGYDRAFIALHGRHGEDGTIQGALEMMHIPYTGPGVLASALAMDKFRTKLMWRAAGLPIPEYAVLKADSDFAEIEEELGLPLFVKPAREGSSIGITKVRARGDLAAAYAEAARHDSLVIAEKGVLGGEYTVGIVGDEALPIIKIEPATDWYDYEAKYIRNDTKYLCPCGLPAEQEARIRKGALEAFRILGGRGWGRVDFLMDEEGQHYFLEANTAPGMTDHSLVPMAARVAGMDYPTLVRRVLELASHD
- a CDS encoding cell division protein FtsQ/DivIB, yielding MWNKPDALNALADLLLLAGVAALLAVGVVWLVRVPSLPIKQVVFTQELHQVRRLEVEQALPTALKGNFFSVNLDAVRAALEKLPWIRRVQVRRVWPARLEVSVEEHRAAARWESGAAASNELVNTYGEVFAAPLARTEAALLPALHGPAGTAPDLLRRHGDWTESFRALGQRPIQVLLSPRLSWHMRLDSGMAIELGRDQPKSPVGARLERFVKVYGETVGQRETLPAVVDLRYPNGFALRGAAVAGKGK
- the ftsA gene encoding cell division protein FtsA codes for the protein MSRDNKDLVVGLDIGTSKIVALVAEITPEGRLSVIGMGSQDSRGLKKGVVVNIEETVHTISRVIQEVELMADCKVRDVYTGIAGSHIKSFNSNGMVAIKDKEVTPTDVERVIETARAMPIPADQEILHILTQEFVIDGQDGIREPIGMSGMRLEVRVHIVTGAVSAAQNIVKCVRRCGLEVNDLVLQPLASSYATLSEDEKDLGICLIDIGGGTTDIAVWTQGAIRHTSVIPIAGDQVTNDIAMALRTPTREAEDIKRKFGCALAALADPAETLEVAGVDDRPSRKLSRRALADVIQPRVEELYELIQSELRRAGFEEVLSSGIVLTGGASVMPGMIELGEEIFHMPVRLGTPKYGGSLADVVQSPRFSTAFGLLLEAQAQHKRGQKIKEKQGVRDVLSSMRSWFAKNF